A window of Nonomuraea angiospora genomic DNA:
CACATGGGCGGGTTGGTCCTGACGTAGTACCAGACGAGGCCCATCGCCTGGATGAAGGCCCACGCCTTGCCGCGCTCCCATTCGAGGTCGTCGCACGCGAGGTGCAGACGGAGCACCTGCCGCGGCCCGGCCTCCAGCAGGTGCCAGGCGCTCACGAGATCCAGGGCGGGGTCGGCCGGTCCGAAGCCGCCGACGTCGAGAACCCCGGCCAGCCGGCCGGCGGACACGAGCACGTTGCCCGGAATGAGATCGCTGTGGGTCATCACGTCGGCGTCCTCGCGCGGCAGGCTCCGCAGGTCTTCCCACAGCCGGCGAAGCCGGGGAACGTCGAGGAGCTGCTCGCTGTGCTCGAAACACGTCTCCATCCACGCGTCATGGGCCTTGAGGTCGCCTCCCCGGCCTTTGCCGGCGAACGTACGGCCACGCGTGTCGATCGTGCGCAGGTCATGGATGAGATCGGC
This region includes:
- a CDS encoding aminoglycoside phosphotransferase family protein — translated: MHANQLTVSPETVRALVDEQFPEWRGLPITGIAAHGTVNAIFRIGDRFAARFPLQAGQVDSIRDWLESEAEAARELAGRTRFPTPEPVALGEPGPGYPLPWSVQTWLPGAVATDEDPGESVAFAHDLADLIHDLRTIDTRGRTFAGKGRGGDLKAHDAWMETCFEHSEQLLDVPRLRRLWEDLRSLPREDADVMTHSDLIPGNVLVSAGRLAGVLDVGGFGPADPALDLVSAWHLLEAGPRQVLRLHLACDDLEWERGKAWAFIQAMGLVWYYVRTNPPMCRMGRRTLDRILADRSTVRA